A section of the Phacochoerus africanus isolate WHEZ1 chromosome 4, ROS_Pafr_v1, whole genome shotgun sequence genome encodes:
- the ZMAT2 gene encoding zinc finger matrin-type protein 2, whose amino-acid sequence MASGSGAKNLDFRRKWDKDEYEKLAEKRLTEEREKKDGKPVQPVKRELLRHRDYKVDLESKLGKTIVITKTTPQSEMGGYYCNVCDCVVKDSINFLDHINGKKHQRNLGMSMRVERSTLDQVKKRFEVNKKKMEEKQKDYDFEERMKELREEEEKAKAYKKEKQKEKKRRAEEDLTFEEDDEMAAVMGFSGFGSTKKSY is encoded by the exons ATGGCGTCGGGTAGCGGG GCAAAAAACTTGGACTTTCGCCGAAAGTGGGACAAAGATGAATATGAGAAGCTTGCGGAGAAGAGGCtcacagaagagagagaaaagaaggatg GAAAGCCCGTGCAGCCAGTCAAGCGAGAGCTTCTCCGGCATAGAGATTACAAGGTGGACCTGGAATCCAAGCTCGGGAAGACAATTGTCATTACCAAGACTACGCCACAGTCTGAGATGGGAGG gTATTACTGCAATGTCTGTGACTGTGTAGTGAAAGACTCTATCAACTTCCTGGATCACATTAATGGAAAGAAAC ATCAACGAAACCTGGGCATGTCTATGCGTGTGGAACGTTCTACCTTGGATCAGGTGAAGAAACGTTTTGAAGTCAACAAGAAGAAGAtggaagagaagcagaaggatTATGATTTtgaggaaagaatgaaggaactCAGAGAAGAG GAGGAAAAGGCCAAAGCCtacaagaaagagaaacagaaggagaagaaaaggagggcCGAGGAGGACTTGACGTTTGAGGAGGATGATGAGATGGCAGCTGTGATGGGCTTCTCTGGCTTTGGTTCCACAAAGAAGAGTTACTGA